GATGCTTCTAGCTCTGCCCATGACTGtggagcattgttctttattgCCTCTATGAAAAGCTGTGTTTGGTGCTTCAGCTGGTCCAGCTCAGCCTGCGTCACCTGGTTCTGATGAATGAGCTCCTTGGTTTTTAAAGTGATCTCCAGCAATCCCGACCTGCGTAGCACAACAAGTGTATTCTGAAAGCGTCTGCACTTGCTTTGTTGTTGCAAGAGCAGCTCAGGGGTAGTGCAAATCTCCTCTGGTATCAATGGAGGGCTCCACACTGCAGAAGGCATTGTAGTCTGTGATGCACTCTCGCTCTCATGAAGGGTGCACTTTGTTGCCTGCAGAGTTCCAAAAGGCAAAAGGGGAGTCAAACCTGGCACTTTCTGAGTGTCACTGGAAACATGATGAAAACCAGGAAGAGCTGACAGTTTTCCATTTGTCACCAGAGCTGAAGAACTTTGCTGGTTAGAATCCTGAGGGGTCTTAAAGCTAACTGGTACATGGGAAAAAGGACTAGTAGGCAAGCCTGTGCTCATTAGTAGAGGAGAAGTCTCCATCTTGGGTGCTTCTGTGCAGAATCGTTTATGGCAAGTGGCTTCCTGACATTCTTCTAGATCAAAGGAGTGATCTCTTTTGCAGGGCTGTGGTGCTATTTTGGGAAAAGAATTTAGGATGGGCAGATAATTAGTGGAGTCACTTCTCTTTTTCCCATCAGGGTGAGGATTAATGGGAGGTGGGATTGATGGACGAAGAAACACTagctgtggctgagctggaATCACTTCAAATGATGGCTGCACAGTCCAAGACTGGAGCTGTGATGAACTCCCCTGAGAAGCACAAACAGCGAAAAAGCACAAGTCTTACAAAAGCATTGCAGAagacaataaaaacaaactaaaatgaAACAGGTGGACTGTGCCATTTTTCCACATTTGATATATACTGTCCAATTAATGTGTTATGAAGAGTTTTCTATCAAACtcatccttctctttctctgacaATGGAgcataatggaaaataaagtaaTCCATAATCCTCTTACCATGCAACAGCAGgtatatttaaaaacaattctttcTGAATTTATATATGCTTTCCTAAGTGAGGATTACAGTGCAAGCTTACATTGTAAATTACACGTTTATTAAAAAGTTTGACCCAGACTTGGGGTCAAACCACAAGTGCACAGGagagctgaaaaataattaagttttCTGTTATGAAATATCTTAAGAGTCAAGGAAAGACTGAACAGACATTTTAGGAACAATTCAGGTTCCCTCTTTATTGAAAGACAGCAACTTAAATCTTATCAAATCTATCCTTATGGCAAGATTTTGAAATGGTTATTTAAGATACACAACAGCTGTTCAGGAAGTCTTGTAATCTGAAGTACAATACACAGTTTCAGTAAATTTAACAttatgaagcagaaaaaagagaggCTGAATATCAACCAATGCAAGGAGAAAAGCCTGCAGTACACCCAGAGGAGTTTAACTTCGTACCTCTGGTGAAACAGTGCACACTGATAaaccttaaaattattttatttcaagaacAATGCCCAAGGTTTTATTCCCTCCCACAAGCCATACTCTGGAATACaggggaaaatattaattttttcaagacATTACCTCTTTTTCCTCCAACACCTTACTACAGATCTTCATGAGATCTTCTGGCCAAAAACATGATTGGTTTTCTCCAAAGACATCAAATGGTCTAGTAAGAGACACTATTTCTTTCTAAAGTAAAATCTCACTTCTTAATATATTTAAGCCATTACTGCTACAATTATACTAATATATTGCCAATTTCAATTCCTTACAACTTGGACCACAATCGGCAAGCTTGCTGAAGGCACAGTTTCCAGCTACCACAAATACATCCTATTATTTTTAGTACTATATTAAGTTATCTGAAATCCATATCCTTTCCACCAGCCTCATAAGTTTTAAACTGGCAAATGCTAACATGCTTTGCTAAAGTCCATTCCCCCAGTAAAGGATTGGAACTTACCAAAAGCAGGTATTACCCACTGATTAGGACACTGAGACTTGGAGATAAGATTCAATTACCTACTCTGACACAATGTTTCTTTGGTTCAGTGGGCAAGATGCTTATGGAATAGGGGTACAGAAGAGCTacctgtaaaaataaatattactaCCTTAACACAGAAGAAAGAACATTCAAAAGAAAGATGTAAGGAGTGAGGAAGCATATAAATACTGTAACTATACAAACACAGGACAGAAAATGTAGCCTTAAGGAGCAAGGGTTTTGAGCCAGAAGTTGCCATTTACTGCACCGCTGAACAGCACCTAGCACGGCAGAGCCCCAGTAATCATTGAGGCCAAAAGAGCTGTAGTAACTGTTTATCTTGCTCTTGGGTTTCTTCCTAtctgttctttcttcttttccttctcacatAGCACTCTGCTCTTGTTCTCCTACTCAAAAGTTCATTTTTGGtagaaaaggtaatttttattttactaacTCAGCAAATTGTTATgtgttttgttgcattttttaatgaaagttaTGAAAGCTAACTTCCTGATGTATCAGTGTCACTTGTCTAAAAAGCCTTCCTACTAATTAAAGACTTTTATGAGACTTACAGAAACCTTACCACAATCAGCACTGTGTTCTAGAGCATTAATCACCACTCGATTTTTTCTTTAG
This region of Catharus ustulatus isolate bCatUst1 chromosome 6, bCatUst1.pri.v2, whole genome shotgun sequence genomic DNA includes:
- the CIPC gene encoding CLOCK-interacting pacemaker encodes the protein MKSFNHRFNMAAAESDKDSGYSDGSSECPSAMEQTDSEDVLNALCWNAEDGPWQCPRTTSSSFPALSPMVVMKNVLVKQGSSSQLQSWTVQPSFEVIPAQPQLVFLRPSIPPPINPHPDGKKRSDSTNYLPILNSFPKIAPQPCKRDHSFDLEECQEATCHKRFCTEAPKMETSPLLMSTGLPTSPFSHVPVSFKTPQDSNQQSSSALVTNGKLSALPGFHHVSSDTQKVPGLTPLLPFGTLQATKCTLHESESASQTTMPSAVWSPPLIPEEICTTPELLLQQQSKCRRFQNTLVVLRRSGLLEITLKTKELIHQNQVTQAELDQLKHQTQLFIEAIKNNAPQSWAELEASLTGSDKADSNLEDPTYPNM